A stretch of Roseovarius sp. M141 DNA encodes these proteins:
- a CDS encoding SDR family NAD(P)-dependent oxidoreductase, whose product MTNRTLLLTGASRGIGHATVKSFQAAGWRVLTVSRTAFDTRCPWHAGATDHFQGDLADASARADLVARVRDTLGGTGLGAIVNNAGISPKGGGGARMGIAATSDEVWHQVMNVNLIGPAALMRDLLPELETAKGCVVNVGSIVGSRVHPFAGAAYACSKAALAALTREAAAEFGPRGIRTNMVTPGEIETEILSPGTEEITRTIPLRRLGQSEEVARVVLFLCSGQASYVNGASIDVNGGQHV is encoded by the coding sequence ATGACCAACAGGACACTTCTGCTGACCGGCGCCAGCCGTGGCATCGGGCACGCGACCGTTAAATCGTTTCAGGCCGCGGGCTGGCGCGTTCTGACCGTGTCGCGCACCGCATTCGATACACGCTGCCCTTGGCATGCCGGCGCGACCGATCATTTCCAGGGCGATCTGGCCGACGCGAGCGCGCGCGCCGATCTGGTCGCGCGGGTGCGCGACACGCTGGGCGGCACCGGCCTTGGCGCCATCGTCAACAATGCCGGCATCTCGCCCAAGGGGGGCGGCGGCGCGCGCATGGGGATCGCGGCGACCAGCGACGAGGTCTGGCATCAGGTGATGAACGTCAACCTGATCGGACCCGCCGCCCTGATGCGCGATCTGCTGCCCGAGCTTGAGACGGCCAAGGGCTGCGTCGTCAACGTGGGCTCTATCGTCGGATCGCGGGTGCATCCCTTTGCGGGCGCGGCCTATGCTTGCTCCAAGGCAGCGCTGGCGGCGCTGACGCGCGAGGCGGCAGCAGAATTCGGCCCGCGCGGCATCCGCACCAACATGGTGACGCCCGGCGAGATTGAAACCGAAATCCTGTCGCCGGGAACCGAGGAAATCACCCGCACCATCCCCCTGCGCCGCCTCGGCCAGTCCGAAGAGGTTGCGCGCGTGGTCCTTTTCCTCTGCTCGGGTCAGGCGTCATACGTCAACGGCGCGTCCATCGACGTCAACGGCGGTCAGCACGTCTGA
- a CDS encoding cobalamin-dependent protein, whose product MTLQRSASDPCLTDPEMAPGADLLAEGRRMAAEWRLGRCLFLDTGSVASEAEYKRRAMVEGQMMQHAHIGFRSIERTIAAMGELHDRAAQHGVRIDRFGITLDWTMGYPLDRRADAARGTGIVLTGPEDFARITNASPAAAHFGDFMLGLPGALENTRAAIAAGATAIGNLGQYFTFRLPYWDDDVATTEATLRALGLIAAQEAEILVHSNLDDGFAGLFLDMTSAFGMMLIEKHIVEDLIGAAASFCFGHHFSAPLTRAAFQAALARETDTPGTMIFGNTVAYQGASASNYASLANYLLADLTALHEHHSGHAVNPVPVTENIRIPDVDEILDAQLFAARLAEHAPGHAAVQDNALIAQMADRLIAGGRAFAEMALRGLAGRGVDTTDPAALMLAIRRLGAKRMEALWGAGTMQDGRRAPLVAADWAEELDEMAGAWVRRQAGARLTHRRVALGTTDVHEHGAYLVRRALEGLGAEVLEVGVAIDAEVLVARALEAGSDAIAVSTYNGIGLGYARSVMAALAAQGADLPVLMGGKLNEIPQDSNSSLPVDVTEQIRQAGVIPCAGLDDMLAALGGSDVLTAVDVDGRAVDV is encoded by the coding sequence ATGACGTTGCAACGCTCAGCAAGTGACCCATGTCTGACCGATCCGGAAATGGCACCGGGTGCTGATCTGCTGGCCGAGGGGCGGCGCATGGCGGCAGAGTGGCGGCTGGGGCGGTGTCTGTTTCTCGATACCGGAAGCGTTGCATCAGAGGCGGAGTACAAACGTCGCGCCATGGTCGAGGGGCAGATGATGCAGCACGCGCATATCGGGTTTCGCAGCATCGAGCGGACGATTGCCGCGATGGGCGAGTTGCATGACCGCGCGGCGCAGCACGGCGTGCGCATCGACCGTTTCGGCATCACGCTGGACTGGACGATGGGCTATCCGCTGGATCGTCGCGCGGATGCCGCGCGCGGCACCGGGATCGTGCTGACCGGGCCAGAGGATTTTGCGCGCATCACCAATGCCAGCCCCGCCGCCGCGCATTTCGGCGACTTCATGCTGGGCCTGCCCGGCGCGCTGGAAAATACCCGCGCGGCCATTGCTGCAGGGGCCACCGCCATCGGTAATCTGGGGCAGTACTTCACCTTTCGCCTGCCATACTGGGATGACGACGTCGCCACGACCGAGGCGACACTGCGCGCGCTGGGCCTGATCGCAGCGCAAGAGGCCGAGATACTGGTGCATTCCAACCTTGATGACGGGTTCGCAGGGCTGTTCCTGGATATGACGTCGGCCTTTGGCATGATGCTGATCGAAAAGCATATCGTAGAGGATCTGATCGGTGCGGCGGCGTCATTCTGTTTTGGGCATCATTTTTCAGCGCCGCTGACGCGGGCGGCATTTCAAGCGGCGCTGGCGCGTGAGACGGACACGCCGGGAACGATGATCTTTGGCAATACCGTGGCGTACCAAGGTGCGTCCGCGAGTAACTATGCAAGCCTTGCCAATTACTTGCTGGCTGACCTTACAGCGTTGCATGAACATCATTCCGGCCACGCGGTGAACCCCGTGCCGGTGACCGAGAATATCCGCATTCCCGATGTGGACGAGATCCTTGATGCGCAGCTATTCGCTGCGCGGCTGGCCGAACATGCGCCGGGGCATGCCGCCGTCCAGGACAATGCGCTGATTGCGCAGATGGCGGACCGGCTGATTGCGGGCGGGCGCGCCTTTGCCGAAATGGCTTTGCGGGGCTTGGCCGGGCGGGGCGTCGATACCACGGATCCGGCGGCGCTGATGCTGGCGATCCGGCGTCTTGGCGCCAAGCGGATGGAGGCGCTGTGGGGCGCTGGCACGATGCAGGACGGGCGGCGCGCGCCGCTGGTTGCCGCCGATTGGGCCGAAGAGTTGGACGAGATGGCAGGCGCGTGGGTACGCAGGCAGGCGGGCGCGCGTTTGACGCATCGCCGCGTGGCGCTGGGTACGACGGACGTGCATGAACATGGCGCTTATCTCGTGCGCCGCGCGCTGGAAGGGTTGGGCGCCGAGGTGCTGGAGGTCGGCGTCGCCATCGACGCCGAAGTGCTGGTCGCCCGCGCGCTGGAAGCCGGGTCGGATGCCATCGCCGTCAGCACCTATAACGGCATCGGGCTGGGCTATGCGCGCAGCGTCATGGCCGCGCTGGCGGCGCAGGGCGCCGACCTGCCGGTGCTGATGGGAGGCAAGCTGAACGAGATCCCGCAGGACTCGAACTCCAGCCTGCCGGTGGATGTGACGGAGCAGATCCGGCAGGCCGGGGTGATCCCCTGCGCGGGGCTGGACGATATGCTGGCGGCGCTTGGCGGCTCAGACGTGCTGACCGCCGTTGACGTCGATGGACGCGCCGTTGACGTATGA
- a CDS encoding pyrroline-5-carboxylate reductase: protein MKLGIIGVGHLSVSILRGLLRAGHAPESILLSPRGHGADMARDHGFALAKDNAQIVGACDIVLLAVRPGDAPGAVRGLPWRAGQTMLSACAGVPLAALDIGAATPVRIMPITAASLGASPTLAYPDAGPARTLLEAIGTVIILRSEAEFEAATVSAAMYGWAQALIRSGADWTAAHGMDATQARQLVASTFTAAGRMIAEEDAPMDDILATLCTPGGITRAGLDHLEAKGAPAAWNGACDLVLRKLQG, encoded by the coding sequence ATGAAATTGGGCATTATCGGCGTCGGGCATCTGTCGGTGTCGATCCTCAGGGGGCTGCTGCGGGCCGGTCATGCGCCGGAGAGTATCCTGCTTTCGCCGCGCGGACATGGCGCGGACATGGCGCGCGACCATGGCTTTGCCTTGGCCAAAGACAATGCGCAGATCGTGGGCGCGTGCGATATCGTCCTTCTTGCTGTGCGCCCGGGCGATGCGCCGGGTGCGGTGCGCGGCCTGCCATGGCGCGCGGGACAGACCATGCTCAGCGCTTGCGCCGGAGTGCCGCTGGCAGCCCTTGATATCGGCGCCGCAACGCCGGTGCGGATCATGCCGATAACCGCCGCGTCGCTCGGCGCCAGCCCGACGCTGGCCTATCCCGACGCTGGCCCAGCCCGCACCCTGCTGGAGGCGATCGGCACGGTCATCATTCTGCGCAGCGAGGCCGAATTCGAGGCGGCGACCGTTTCGGCAGCCATGTATGGCTGGGCGCAGGCGCTGATCCGCAGCGGTGCAGACTGGACAGCCGCACACGGCATGGACGCAACCCAGGCGCGCCAACTGGTCGCAAGCACGTTCACAGCTGCCGGGCGCATGATCGCCGAGGAGGACGCCCCGATGGACGACATCCTCGCCACTCTTTGCACCCCAGGCGGCATCACCCGCGCGGGCCTTGACCACCTTGAGGCAAAGGGCGCCCCCGCCGCATGGAATGGCGCGTGCGATCTGGTGCTGCGCAAATTGCAAGGCTAA
- a CDS encoding phytanoyl-CoA dioxygenase family protein, translating into MTRQTATVDGPLSQTQIDEYHEKGWIIPDWEFPPELIAEMRAEYEALLARNPDIEADIILAPHQVSGGSMGVKGSETFLEFATHPKLMETARQLIGDDIILWGTTLFGKPPRNGKETPWHQDGGYYPIRPLETLTMWIPLDDVTPENGPMTFIPGSHKAHELYSHSWQEGGNKTINLVCDSEHFDEADAVPLILKAGQVSFHDVYMIHGSKANHTDHRRAAFIVRLMPATSFYDHAWGAEIGKKHPSQGYGTRPLHLVSGQDRAGNNFQIGHGGATA; encoded by the coding sequence ATGACACGCCAGACCGCCACCGTGGACGGCCCCTTGAGCCAGACACAAATCGATGAATATCATGAAAAGGGTTGGATCATCCCCGATTGGGAATTCCCGCCCGAGTTGATCGCCGAAATGCGCGCGGAATATGAGGCTTTGCTGGCGCGCAACCCTGATATCGAGGCGGATATCATTCTGGCGCCGCATCAGGTGAGCGGCGGATCGATGGGCGTGAAGGGCAGCGAGACGTTTCTGGAATTTGCCACCCACCCCAAGCTGATGGAGACCGCGCGCCAGCTGATCGGGGACGACATCATCCTGTGGGGGACGACGCTGTTCGGCAAGCCGCCGCGCAATGGCAAGGAAACGCCGTGGCATCAGGATGGCGGCTATTATCCGATCAGGCCGCTGGAGACGCTGACCATGTGGATCCCATTGGACGATGTCACGCCCGAAAACGGCCCGATGACGTTTATTCCCGGCTCGCATAAGGCGCACGAGCTATACAGCCATTCGTGGCAGGAGGGCGGCAACAAGACCATCAACCTTGTCTGCGATTCCGAGCATTTTGACGAGGCAGATGCCGTGCCGTTGATCCTGAAGGCCGGGCAGGTATCGTTCCATGACGTCTACATGATCCACGGCTCCAAGGCGAACCACACAGATCACCGCCGCGCCGCGTTTATCGTGCGGCTGATGCCGGCGACGTCGTTCTACGATCACGCTTGGGGCGCCGAGATCGGCAAGAAGCACCCCAGTCAGGGCTATGGAACCCGCCCCTTGCATCTGGTCAGCGGGCAGGACCGGGCGGGCAACAATTTCCAGATCGGCCACGGCGGCGCGACGGCGTGA
- a CDS encoding GntR family transcriptional regulator, protein MAQPRENSVDIAYDQLRAWLVGFRMKPGARLNESALAADLGMSRAPLREALNRLISDGLVRFEPGRGFFCRKLSAREIADLYAVRYDLEAGALTHTLQTASDADLAVFADRWPAISPGGDLDALVAADEDFHHGLARLAGNDARLRYLENINDRIRFVRRLNLEPGARSASAHDEHQRLLRAVQARDTQTALDALRVHLDRSSAEVHKQVRAALAQIYEGDIA, encoded by the coding sequence ATGGCTCAGCCGCGCGAAAATAGTGTCGATATCGCCTATGATCAGCTGCGCGCGTGGCTGGTCGGTTTCCGCATGAAACCGGGCGCGCGCCTCAATGAAAGCGCGCTGGCCGCTGATCTGGGGATGAGCCGCGCCCCCCTGCGCGAGGCGCTGAACCGGCTGATCTCGGACGGGTTGGTCCGGTTCGAGCCGGGGCGCGGTTTCTTCTGCCGCAAGCTCAGCGCGCGTGAGATCGCAGATCTCTATGCCGTCCGCTATGATCTGGAGGCAGGCGCGCTGACGCACACCTTGCAAACTGCATCAGATGCCGATCTCGCCGTATTCGCTGACCGCTGGCCCGCCATATCGCCGGGCGGCGATCTCGATGCGCTGGTCGCGGCGGACGAGGATTTCCACCACGGCCTTGCGCGATTGGCAGGGAACGACGCGCGCCTGCGATATCTGGAGAATATCAACGACAGGATCCGCTTCGTGCGCCGCCTCAACCTTGAGCCGGGCGCGCGCAGCGCCAGCGCCCACGACGAACATCAGCGCCTATTGCGGGCGGTGCAGGCCCGCGACACGCAGACGGCATTGGACGCGCTCAGGGTCCATCTGGACAGATCCTCTGCCGAGGTACATAAACAGGTGCGCGCCGCGCTGGCCCAGATCTACGAGGGCGATATCGCCTGA
- a CDS encoding LysR substrate-binding domain-containing protein translates to MSYDGKALVTRPLAGNPKASDIVLVHRTGRRLSPAAERFADICRKRLKG, encoded by the coding sequence ATGAGCTATGACGGCAAGGCGCTGGTCACGCGCCCCTTGGCCGGAAACCCAAAGGCCAGCGATATCGTACTGGTGCATCGCACCGGGCGTCGCCTGTCGCCCGCCGCCGAACGGTTTGCCGACATCTGCCGAAAGCGGCTGAAGGGCTGA
- a CDS encoding flavin reductase, producing MSDMTPDLRTRFVAGMSYAACTVNVITTNGPEGRAGVTVSAMSSVSADGEGPTLLVCVHHKSPAAEKIAANGTFCVNVLRDDQSYVSDTFAGRFKNEVADKFDCTDWEACTGGAPRMADALVAFDCRLQSSQQIGTHHIFIGEVQDIHTTRAGSPLIYANRAYGASSPIEGTSTLKLATEASLAKVTVGCFQTFGPFLMPQLLCDAADLDVKLIDGDHRRIRESLASGESEIALLYDMALGEGLTTEVLTSLEPYVLLPEGHELAAQREVSPADLAEQAMILLDIDPSRDYFTGLMTDAGIQPKIAHRTTSLETVRAMVGHGMGYALLATKAGLVDEL from the coding sequence ATGAGCGATATGACACCAGACCTGAGGACGCGTTTTGTCGCCGGAATGAGCTACGCGGCCTGTACGGTCAATGTCATCACGACCAATGGCCCCGAGGGGCGCGCCGGCGTCACCGTGTCGGCGATGTCGTCCGTGTCCGCCGATGGTGAGGGGCCGACGTTGCTGGTCTGCGTCCATCACAAAAGCCCCGCCGCCGAAAAGATCGCGGCCAACGGCACCTTTTGCGTCAACGTGCTGCGCGACGATCAATCCTACGTCTCCGATACGTTCGCAGGCCGGTTCAAGAACGAGGTCGCGGACAAGTTCGACTGTACCGATTGGGAGGCCTGCACCGGCGGCGCGCCGCGCATGGCGGATGCGCTGGTCGCGTTCGATTGCCGCCTGCAATCGTCACAGCAGATCGGAACGCACCATATCTTTATCGGCGAGGTGCAGGATATCCACACGACGCGCGCCGGATCACCGCTGATTTACGCCAACCGCGCCTATGGTGCCTCCAGTCCGATCGAGGGGACCAGCACGCTGAAGCTGGCGACCGAGGCAAGCCTGGCCAAGGTGACGGTAGGCTGTTTCCAGACCTTCGGGCCGTTCCTGATGCCCCAGCTGCTGTGCGATGCCGCAGATCTGGACGTCAAGCTGATCGACGGTGATCACCGCCGCATTCGTGAAAGCCTGGCCTCGGGCGAAAGCGAGATCGCGCTGCTGTACGACATGGCGCTGGGCGAGGGGCTGACGACCGAAGTACTGACATCGCTGGAGCCATACGTGCTGTTACCCGAAGGCCACGAGCTGGCCGCGCAGCGCGAGGTGTCGCCCGCCGATCTGGCGGAGCAGGCGATGATCCTGCTGGATATCGATCCCAGCCGCGACTATTTCACCGGCCTGATGACCGATGCGGGCATCCAGCCCAAGATCGCGCACCGCACAACGTCGCTGGAAACGGTGCGCGCGATGGTGGGGCATGGCATGGGCTACGCATTGTTGGCGACCAAGGCCGGCCTCGTCGATGAGCTATGA
- a CDS encoding LysR substrate-binding domain-containing protein has translation MRFTLRQLSYFIAAGETGSVTRAAETINISQPSVSSAISHLEEELGVQLFIRQHAQGLVLTPSGKRLLKAAKESMRAAHRLYEVAGETASLVSGPLHIGTFHTFAPVILPEIWRSFSALYPDVQLKVTAASEADLMEGLRRAQIDVALTYESHLSPEMVFHPLARMPTYVLLAADHPLAARASLSLADLAQEPFVVLDLPISRQYFISLFEQSGQKPHIVAECADPSMLRSFVAAGIGFSLMTSRPANMRAETNRPLAYVPLERIGDDAASMTVGLAMLRDMHSTRLLDAFRQHCEGVVRTGAIPGMSS, from the coding sequence ATGCGCTTTACCCTTCGCCAGCTCAGCTATTTCATCGCGGCAGGCGAAACCGGCAGCGTGACGCGCGCTGCCGAGACGATCAACATTTCGCAGCCCTCGGTATCGTCGGCCATATCGCATCTGGAAGAGGAACTGGGCGTGCAGCTGTTCATCCGCCAGCATGCGCAAGGGCTGGTGCTGACCCCCTCGGGCAAGCGCCTGCTGAAGGCGGCCAAGGAATCGATGCGCGCGGCGCATCGCCTGTACGAGGTCGCGGGCGAGACGGCATCGCTGGTCTCTGGTCCGCTGCATATCGGCACGTTTCACACCTTTGCGCCGGTGATCCTGCCGGAAATCTGGCGCTCGTTCAGCGCCCTTTACCCGGACGTGCAGCTCAAGGTGACCGCCGCCAGCGAGGCCGATCTGATGGAGGGGCTGCGCCGGGCGCAGATCGACGTGGCGCTGACCTACGAGAGCCATCTGAGCCCTGAGATGGTGTTTCATCCGCTGGCGCGTATGCCAACCTATGTGTTGTTGGCGGCCGATCATCCGCTGGCGGCGCGCGCATCGCTTAGCCTGGCCGATCTGGCGCAGGAGCCGTTCGTGGTGCTGGATCTGCCGATCAGCCGACAATATTTCATCTCGCTGTTCGAGCAGTCGGGGCAAAAGCCGCATATCGTCGCGGAATGCGCCGATCCGTCGATGCTGCGGTCCTTTGTGGCGGCGGGGATCGGATTTTCGCTGATGACGTCGCGCCCGGCCAATATGCGGGCCGAGACGAACCGCCCGCTGGCCTATGTTCCGCTGGAGCGGATCGGCGACGATGCCGCGTCGATGACCGTCGGCCTTGCGATGCTGCGCGACATGCATTCGACACGGCTTCTGGACGCGTTTCGCCAGCATTGCGAAGGTGTGGTGCGCACCGGGGCCATCCCGGGCATGTCCAGTTAA
- the argE gene encoding acetylornithine deacetylase: MACQGIYSGMGTLDILERLIAFPSVSRTPNRDLIAYIAQLLDDVDIHCETVGTEDGARANLFATIGPQDRPGVMLSGHTDVVPTEGQNWSSDPFRMRRDGARYYGRGTTDMKGFVAAAIHAARLAATRDLKTPLHLAFSYDEEIGCVGVRSLIDALEPRAIRPSLCIVGEPTGMAIAIGHKGKTALRATCTGHASHSALAPEGVNALHLGADFMARLRARQADIAENGAQDPAYSVPYTTLHAGIMHGGVQLNIVPDHCTLDFEIRNIAADDPATIVAGLHQDAAQVVAPYRDSHPHVAIDFAETNTYPGLETDPESAIVAFLRDVTGSNDPAIKVAFGTEGGLFHNRLGIATAVCGPGHMAQGHKPDEFIDGAQLDACDAMLARVLDRLEAGL, from the coding sequence ATGGCGTGCCAGGGGATCTATAGCGGTATGGGAACGCTCGACATTCTAGAGCGGCTGATTGCCTTTCCCAGTGTCAGCCGCACGCCGAACCGCGATCTGATCGCCTATATCGCGCAGCTTCTGGACGATGTCGACATTCATTGCGAGACGGTTGGCACCGAGGACGGCGCGCGCGCCAATCTTTTTGCCACGATCGGCCCGCAGGATCGCCCCGGTGTCATGCTGTCAGGCCACACCGACGTGGTGCCGACCGAGGGTCAGAACTGGTCGAGCGATCCGTTCAGGATGCGCCGGGACGGCGCGCGCTATTACGGGCGCGGCACGACGGACATGAAGGGCTTTGTCGCCGCCGCCATCCACGCCGCCCGGCTGGCGGCGACGCGCGATCTGAAAACACCGCTGCATCTGGCGTTTTCCTATGACGAGGAAATCGGCTGCGTTGGTGTGCGCAGCCTGATCGACGCGCTGGAGCCGCGCGCCATCAGGCCCAGCCTTTGCATCGTGGGCGAGCCGACGGGCATGGCCATCGCCATCGGCCACAAGGGCAAGACCGCCCTGCGCGCCACCTGCACCGGCCATGCCAGCCATTCCGCCCTTGCGCCCGAAGGGGTCAACGCGCTGCATCTGGGCGCTGATTTCATGGCCCGCCTGCGCGCAAGGCAGGCGGATATTGCCGAAAACGGCGCGCAGGATCCGGCATATTCGGTGCCCTATACCACGCTGCACGCGGGTATCATGCATGGCGGTGTGCAGCTGAACATCGTGCCTGATCACTGCACGCTGGATTTCGAGATCCGAAATATCGCGGCGGATGATCCTGCCACTATCGTTGCGGGGCTGCATCAGGACGCGGCCCAGGTCGTCGCGCCCTACCGCGACAGCCATCCGCATGTCGCCATCGATTTCGCCGAAACGAATACCTATCCGGGCCTAGAGACAGATCCTGAGTCCGCCATCGTTGCGTTTCTGCGCGATGTGACGGGCAGCAACGATCCTGCGATCAAGGTCGCCTTCGGCACCGAGGGGGGGCTGTTTCACAACCGTCTTGGTATCGCCACGGCGGTCTGCGGGCCGGGGCATATGGCGCAGGGTCACAAGCCGGACGAATTCATCGACGGCGCGCAGCTGGACGCCTGCGACGCGATGCTGGCGCGGGTGCTGGACCGGCTGGAGGCCGGTTTGTAG
- a CDS encoding DUF1028 domain-containing protein: MTFSVSARCPETGMFGVAVSSSSPCVAARCAHVRAGAGAVSTQNITDPRLGPKGLDLMGQGMSAADALETLKKDAPHLEYRQLALVDAKGGTAHFSGANTLGTHHVVTGDGVVAAGNLLTSKAVPEAMVKAFEAAKGQPLGDRLIAAMQAALDAGGEEGDVHSAGMLLARDVAWPIADLRVDWRDDCPIAALGDLWERWKGEMEAYVSRALNPSEAPSYGVPGDL; the protein is encoded by the coding sequence ATGACATTTTCCGTATCTGCCCGCTGCCCCGAAACCGGCATGTTCGGCGTTGCCGTATCGTCCTCATCCCCATGCGTCGCTGCGCGCTGCGCGCATGTGCGCGCGGGCGCGGGGGCGGTGTCGACGCAGAACATCACCGACCCGCGGCTTGGCCCCAAGGGGCTGGATCTGATGGGGCAGGGCATGTCCGCCGCCGACGCGCTGGAGACGTTGAAAAAAGACGCGCCGCATCTGGAGTATCGCCAGCTTGCGCTGGTCGATGCCAAGGGCGGCACGGCGCATTTTTCGGGTGCCAACACGCTGGGCACGCATCATGTCGTCACCGGTGATGGCGTCGTTGCGGCGGGTAATCTGCTGACCTCCAAGGCGGTGCCCGAGGCGATGGTCAAGGCGTTCGAGGCGGCCAAGGGCCAGCCCTTGGGTGACCGCCTGATTGCCGCGATGCAGGCCGCGCTGGATGCGGGCGGCGAAGAGGGCGATGTGCATTCCGCAGGGATGCTGCTGGCGCGTGACGTGGCGTGGCCCATCGCGGACCTGCGCGTCGATTGGCGTGATGACTGCCCGATTGCCGCCCTTGGAGATCTGTGGGAGCGCTGGAAGGGCGAGATGGAGGCCTATGTGTCCCGCGCGCTGAACCCGTCCGAGGCGCCCAGCTATGGCGTGCCAGGGGATCTATAG
- a CDS encoding RidA family protein, whose product MIHKRLRPFNTKKTYPEQNLDNDLSQGVVARGTMVFLRGQVAQDLDSRESTGVGDAGAQTRKTMENIDMLLKEAGSEMAHVCRIVVYLTDIRYREAVYQEMGKWLKGVHPCSTGIVVPALARPEWVVEIEVTAVIPDREENRK is encoded by the coding sequence ATGATCCATAAACGTCTGCGCCCGTTCAACACCAAGAAAACCTACCCCGAGCAGAACCTGGACAACGACCTGTCCCAAGGCGTCGTTGCACGCGGCACGATGGTGTTCCTGCGCGGGCAGGTCGCGCAGGATCTGGACAGCCGTGAAAGCACCGGTGTGGGCGATGCCGGCGCGCAGACGCGCAAGACGATGGAAAACATCGACATGCTGCTGAAGGAGGCTGGCAGCGAGATGGCGCATGTCTGCCGGATCGTTGTCTATCTGACTGACATCCGCTATCGGGAGGCTGTATATCAGGAGATGGGCAAGTGGCTGAAGGGGGTTCATCCCTGCTCGACCGGGATCGTCGTGCCGGCGCTGGCACGCCCCGAATGGGTGGTTGAAATCGAAGTCACCGCCGTCATCCCCGACAGAGAAGAGAACCGCAAATGA
- a CDS encoding aromatic ring-hydroxylating dioxygenase subunit alpha has product MGHEPRAIDELMKTAALPFESARAMPPSVYTSEEFLAQEQEHIFGKEWFCVGRASAMQEPGDYVAVELAGQPIAVVRGRDGDLRAMSNVCLHRMSTLLEGRGNTRSIVCPYHAWTYNLDGTLRGAPEMQRNDGFCKADYKLGDIRCEEWLGWVYVTLDPDTPPVAQQLAPLADLIGDYGMENYVETFNETHVWDTNWKVLAENYMESYHLPVCHKGTVGPFTDLAQVDCPPGHPHFNIHWFTKEAELAIGNAHPDNTRLTGIMRKTSALISIYPSHMVTLTPGYFWYLCLQPDGVGRVKMIFGGGFDPHFMGDPKAIEYNETLKAILDDVNVEDRGCTEKVYRGLLSRMAAPGHLSHLERPNYDFAQYLSGRIAPAATNQGPNT; this is encoded by the coding sequence ATGGGACACGAGCCACGTGCTATTGACGAGTTGATGAAGACGGCCGCGCTGCCCTTCGAGTCGGCGCGCGCCATGCCGCCTTCGGTTTATACGTCCGAGGAGTTTCTGGCGCAGGAGCAGGAGCATATCTTTGGCAAGGAATGGTTCTGCGTCGGGCGTGCCAGCGCGATGCAGGAGCCGGGCGATTATGTGGCGGTCGAGCTGGCCGGCCAGCCCATAGCGGTCGTGCGCGGGCGCGATGGCGACTTGCGCGCGATGTCCAATGTCTGCCTGCACCGGATGTCGACCCTGCTGGAGGGGCGCGGCAACACGCGCTCGATTGTGTGCCCGTACCACGCCTGGACCTATAATCTGGACGGCACGCTGCGCGGCGCGCCCGAGATGCAGCGCAACGATGGTTTCTGCAAGGCCGATTACAAGCTGGGCGACATCCGCTGCGAGGAATGGCTGGGCTGGGTCTATGTCACGCTCGATCCCGATACGCCTCCGGTCGCGCAGCAGCTTGCGCCGCTGGCTGATCTGATCGGGGATTACGGCATGGAAAACTATGTCGAAACCTTCAACGAGACCCATGTTTGGGACACGAACTGGAAGGTGCTGGCCGAGAACTACATGGAAAGCTACCATTTGCCGGTCTGTCACAAGGGGACGGTCGGCCCGTTTACCGATCTGGCGCAGGTCGATTGCCCACCGGGCCATCCGCATTTCAACATCCACTGGTTCACCAAGGAGGCGGAGCTGGCCATCGGCAACGCGCATCCCGATAATACCCGCCTGACGGGTATCATGCGCAAGACCTCGGCGCTGATCTCGATCTATCCCAGCCACATGGTCACGCTGACGCCGGGATATTTCTGGTATCTGTGCCTGCAACCCGATGGGGTGGGCCGTGTCAAAATGATCTTTGGCGGCGGGTTTGATCCGCATTTCATGGGCGATCCCAAGGCGATTGAATACAACGAAACGCTGAAAGCGATCCTCGATGACGTGAATGTCGAGGATCGCGGCTGCACCGAGAAGGTGTACCGGGGGCTTTTGTCGCGCATGGCCGCGCCCGGCCATCTGTCGCATCTGGAACGGCCCAATTACGATTTTGCCCAATATCTCAGCGGCCGCATCGCGCCCGCTGCCACCAACCAAGGACCGAACACATGA